A portion of the Lolium rigidum isolate FL_2022 chromosome 1, APGP_CSIRO_Lrig_0.1, whole genome shotgun sequence genome contains these proteins:
- the LOC124702483 gene encoding bZIP transcription factor RISBZ5-like has protein sequence MKKCASELELEAFIREHLAGAHVDAERDSPVSPGQGAVFSPGGGLPGLCFGDSNALGLEGSNAGHSWWSDGLGTPHHHTVSTTAAVSASPRGTISGNQALESESDSDSESMLNIEGGRCKRSGKSSDTRRIRRMVSNRESARRSRRRKHAQLTDLELQVEQLKSESAALFKQLTEANQQFTTAVTDNRILKSDVETLRIKVKMAEDMVGRSAVSCGLGQHGLAPFLNSRKMCQALDVLTATGLGFPGDSARFRGQTSTVQSTASLESLDNRMSTEVTSCSADMWP, from the exons ATGAAGAAGTGCGCGtcggagctggagctggaggcCTTCATACGGGAGCACCTCGCCGGCGCCCACGTCGATGCCGAGCGGGACAGTCCGGTCAGCCCTGGGCAAGGCGCCGTGTTCTCCCCAGGCGGCGGCCTGCCGGgcctctgcttcggcgactcg AACGCTTTGGGGCTGGAAGGGAGCAACGCCGGCCACTCGTGGTGGTCCGACGGCCTCGGCACGCCACACCACCACACGGTCTCGACGACGGCAGCTGTCTCCG CTAGCCCGAGGGGAACAATCTCAGGGAACCAGGCTCTCGAAAGCGAGTCAGACTCTGATAGCGAGTCAATGCTCAACATAGAGGGAGGTCGATGCAAGCGAAGCGGCAAATCCTCAGATACTAGGCGAATAAGAAG GATGGTGTCGAACAGGGAGTCAGCTCGGCGATCAAGGAGGAGGAAACACGCTCAACTAACCGACCTCGAGTTGCAG GTTGAACAACTTAAAAGTGAAAGTGCAGCCCTCTTCAAGCAACTCACGGAGGCCAACCAGCAGTTCACCACCGCGGTCACAGACAACAGGATCCTCAAATCAGACGTAGAGACCTTGAGAATCAAG GTAAAAATGGCAGAAGATATGGTAGGGAGAAGCGCGGTGTCCTGCGGCCTAGGACAACATGGCCTGGCACCATTTCTGAACTCAAGGAAGATGTGTCAAGCTTTGGACGTGCTCACAGCCACAGGGTTGGGTTTCCCAGGGGACAGTGCACGCTTCAGAGGTCAGACTTCGACGGTGCAAAGCACAGCCAGCCTAGAGAGCCTGGATAACCGGATGTCCACCGAGGTGACCAGCTGCTCTGCTGACATGTGGCCTTAA